The Kocuria sp. TGY1127_2 genome includes a window with the following:
- a CDS encoding zinc-dependent metalloprotease codes for MSTNNPYNNGKNDDNEDNPFEELFRKLSSGQGINPEDLQGMALPVDPAMMSGMFSQIQSMMSGMNSDGSPNWGQAREHARRIASAEKDPSVTSNQKSAVKDAAQLAQLWLDPAIDFDRASLSDEGWSRSEWIENCFDTFREISEPVANSVTEAMSEALTQQMPEEMKSMLGQGASVIGGMSGMMFAMQLGQAVGELSKEVVSSTDIGLPLAPGRSALLPSNIAEFGEGLDLPAQEVMLFLAVREAAHIRLFHANPWLRENIMELIQRYSRGIHVDMDRIEEATRDMDPMNPESLQDALSGDIFKPTLTEDQEVTLRRLETLLALVEGWVDHVSTEATKNLPSAAALTETLRRRRAGGGPAEKAFGSLIGLELRPRRLREASQFWKGYEEEHGVEKRDALWSAPENLPTDEDLDQPENFGSARDLLNATDEEMDAALEKLLSGGYDEGQDDSGSGSDGPEDSGRGPQTQ; via the coding sequence ATGAGTACGAATAATCCGTACAACAACGGCAAGAACGACGACAACGAGGACAACCCCTTCGAGGAGTTGTTCCGGAAGCTGTCCTCTGGTCAAGGCATCAACCCGGAGGATTTGCAAGGGATGGCCCTGCCGGTCGACCCAGCCATGATGTCCGGGATGTTCTCCCAGATTCAGTCGATGATGTCCGGGATGAACTCCGATGGCTCCCCGAATTGGGGCCAAGCACGCGAACACGCCCGTCGTATCGCCTCCGCGGAGAAAGATCCTTCGGTCACCAGCAACCAGAAGTCGGCCGTCAAGGACGCCGCGCAACTGGCACAGCTATGGCTCGATCCCGCGATCGATTTCGACCGTGCGTCGCTGTCTGATGAAGGCTGGTCGCGCAGCGAATGGATCGAGAACTGCTTCGATACATTCCGTGAGATCTCGGAGCCGGTTGCGAATTCCGTGACCGAGGCGATGAGCGAGGCATTGACGCAGCAGATGCCCGAGGAGATGAAGTCCATGCTGGGCCAGGGCGCCTCCGTGATCGGAGGCATGAGCGGCATGATGTTCGCCATGCAGCTGGGCCAAGCAGTCGGTGAATTGTCAAAGGAGGTCGTCTCCTCAACTGACATCGGTCTTCCTCTCGCACCCGGTCGCTCCGCTCTCCTGCCTTCGAATATCGCCGAATTCGGCGAAGGCCTTGACCTGCCCGCGCAGGAAGTCATGCTGTTCTTGGCGGTTCGGGAGGCGGCCCATATCCGGCTCTTCCACGCCAATCCTTGGTTGCGTGAGAACATCATGGAGCTCATCCAGCGATACTCTCGTGGTATCCATGTCGACATGGACCGGATCGAAGAGGCGACCCGGGACATGGACCCCATGAATCCCGAGTCGCTTCAGGATGCGCTGTCCGGCGACATCTTCAAGCCGACACTCACCGAAGACCAGGAAGTGACCTTGCGGCGGTTGGAAACGTTGCTGGCGCTCGTCGAGGGCTGGGTGGATCACGTCAGCACGGAAGCGACCAAGAATCTTCCGAGTGCCGCGGCGCTGACCGAAACTCTGCGGCGTCGTCGTGCCGGCGGTGGCCCGGCGGAGAAAGCGTTCGGATCCCTCATCGGTTTGGAGCTCCGTCCCCGCCGCCTGCGCGAGGCCTCACAGTTCTGGAAGGGCTACGAGGAAGAGCACGGCGTCGAGAAGCGCGACGCTCTCTGGTCCGCCCCTGAAAATCTGCCCACCGATGAAGACCTGGACCAGCCCGAAAACTTCGGCTCTGCACGCGACCTTTTGAACGCGACCGACGAGGAGATGGACGCCGCATTGGAGAAGCTTCTCTCGGGAGGCTACGACGAGGGCCAAGACGACTCGGGGTCAGGTTCCGATGGACCCGAGGATTCCGGTCGCGGGCCCCAGACTCAGTAG
- a CDS encoding S1C family serine protease yields MSKNPDEYGQNPDNWSEGSGREPQDPGAGHGETGDADGVDHSVPTQPFPQYGQSGSGAYGQQDESGPDSHQSFDGTREAPQGYSPQDPYGYQYGSATNGQYYNENPYTQQGYYGANARGVRQNHRFGTGTLIGGMLLAALLGGGVAAGAGALIDNHSTSASGSTTPKTTIVNNQDSVNAVSAAAQKASPSVATISVSGSSQSGSGSGVVLDDEGHILTNTHVVTLDGTTSNASIQVKLSDGTVKQANVVGTDPTSDLAVIKVDPQGLNLTPASTADSSKLNVGDIAVAIGAPLGLDGTVTDGIVSNLSRTISVASSAAPDESDSGQDDSQQGSSPFQFQFPDKDGGTKNSQSNKTIALNVMQTDAAINPGNSGGALVNSKGEVIGVNVAIASAGQSSGGSGSDSSGNIGVGFSIPINYAKRIGQEIIDNGKASHGYLGASVSSNPASGGTSPDSSFTNGAVVKNVVSGSPAEKAGLKKGDVVTKLNDHAISDAESLTAAVREARANEKVGISYTRGGNTQDGEVTLGDADDSGQ; encoded by the coding sequence ATGTCCAAAAACCCCGATGAGTATGGTCAAAATCCCGACAACTGGTCCGAAGGCTCCGGTCGTGAGCCACAGGATCCGGGAGCAGGACACGGAGAAACCGGGGACGCCGACGGGGTCGACCACAGCGTTCCCACGCAACCATTCCCTCAGTATGGGCAATCGGGTTCCGGGGCCTACGGCCAACAGGACGAGTCCGGACCAGACTCACATCAGAGCTTCGACGGCACGCGGGAAGCCCCCCAAGGTTACTCTCCCCAGGATCCCTACGGATATCAGTACGGTTCCGCCACCAACGGCCAGTACTACAACGAGAACCCCTACACGCAGCAGGGTTATTACGGAGCGAACGCTCGCGGGGTTCGTCAGAATCATCGTTTCGGCACAGGGACACTCATCGGTGGAATGCTTCTTGCCGCCCTGCTCGGCGGGGGAGTTGCGGCAGGAGCCGGCGCGCTCATAGACAATCATTCGACGTCAGCCTCGGGATCCACAACGCCCAAGACGACGATCGTCAATAACCAGGATTCCGTTAACGCCGTGTCCGCGGCCGCTCAGAAGGCTTCCCCATCGGTCGCGACCATCTCGGTATCGGGCAGTTCGCAGAGCGGATCGGGCTCCGGCGTCGTTCTGGACGACGAGGGGCACATCCTGACGAATACGCACGTTGTCACGCTGGATGGTACGACGAGTAACGCCTCGATCCAGGTCAAGCTCTCGGACGGTACCGTCAAGCAAGCGAACGTCGTAGGGACCGATCCCACCTCGGATTTGGCGGTTATCAAGGTCGACCCCCAGGGTCTCAACCTCACCCCGGCTTCTACGGCGGATTCGAGCAAACTCAATGTCGGGGACATCGCGGTGGCTATCGGCGCACCGCTCGGTTTGGACGGGACCGTTACGGACGGCATCGTATCGAATCTGTCGCGCACTATCTCGGTAGCTTCCTCGGCGGCACCCGATGAGAGCGACTCCGGTCAGGACGACTCCCAACAAGGGTCCTCGCCCTTCCAATTCCAATTCCCGGACAAGGATGGCGGAACCAAGAACAGTCAGTCCAACAAGACGATCGCATTGAACGTCATGCAAACCGACGCCGCGATCAATCCCGGCAACTCCGGGGGTGCGCTGGTCAACTCCAAGGGGGAAGTGATCGGCGTCAACGTGGCCATAGCGTCCGCGGGGCAGTCGAGCGGCGGCTCGGGTTCGGATTCCTCCGGAAACATTGGTGTCGGCTTCTCCATACCGATCAACTATGCCAAGCGCATCGGTCAGGAGATCATCGACAACGGCAAGGCCTCACATGGCTACCTCGGAGCCAGCGTTTCGTCGAATCCTGCGTCGGGCGGGACAAGCCCGGACAGCTCATTCACCAACGGTGCCGTGGTCAAGAACGTCGTCTCAGGCTCGCCCGCCGAAAAGGCCGGGCTGAAGAAGGGCGATGTGGTGACCAAACTCAACGACCACGCGATCTCGGATGCGGAGTCCCTGACGGCAGCAGTTCGGGAAGCCCGGGCCAACGAGAAGGTCGGCATCAGCTACACGCGAGGTGGCAACACCCAGGACGGCGAGGTCACCTTGGGCGACGCCGACGATTCAGGGCAGTAG
- a CDS encoding PspA/IM30 family protein, with protein MVKQSIFGRIAQLAKANINSLIDSAEDPQKMLDQMVRDYKNNIVEAEQAVAQTIGNLRMLEEDHAEDVKEADEWGQKALAASRTADQHRSNGDTANADKFDNLAKVALQRQMSAEKEAKDAEPQIASQTETVEKLKDGLNKMRSKLDELSRKRDELNARQKTVQAQSQVNDSLRAFDLMDSTSEVSRFEDKVRREEARVRGQEELASSSLDAQFESLEDLSEQSEVEARLAALKNQNS; from the coding sequence ATGGTCAAGCAGTCAATTTTCGGACGCATTGCTCAACTCGCCAAGGCCAATATCAACTCCTTGATCGACTCCGCGGAGGATCCGCAGAAGATGCTCGATCAGATGGTGCGGGATTACAAGAACAACATCGTCGAAGCAGAACAGGCCGTGGCTCAGACCATCGGCAACCTGCGCATGCTCGAAGAGGACCACGCCGAGGACGTCAAGGAAGCAGATGAATGGGGCCAAAAGGCCCTCGCCGCGTCCAGAACAGCGGATCAGCATCGCTCCAATGGTGATACGGCCAACGCCGACAAATTTGACAACCTGGCGAAAGTAGCCCTCCAGCGTCAAATGAGCGCAGAAAAAGAGGCCAAGGACGCCGAACCGCAGATCGCTTCGCAAACCGAGACTGTGGAAAAGCTCAAGGACGGTCTCAACAAGATGCGCTCCAAACTGGACGAGTTGTCACGAAAACGAGATGAGCTCAATGCGCGGCAGAAAACCGTCCAGGCCCAGAGCCAGGTCAACGATTCGCTGCGCGCGTTTGATCTCATGGACTCCACGAGTGAGGTCAGTCGCTTCGAGGACAAGGTTCGCCGTGAAGAAGCGCGAGTAAGGGGACAAGAAGAACTCGCCTCCTCCTCACTCGATGCACAGTTCGAATCTTTGGAGGACCTCTCCGAACAATCGGAAGTTGAGGCGCGACTGGCGGCGCTCAAGAACCAGAACAGCTAG
- a CDS encoding tRNA (cytidine(34)-2'-O)-methyltransferase: MFNILFYTPEIPGNTGNAIRLAAVTGAHLHLVEPLGFNFADAHLRRAGLDYHDLAVVTVHPNLDAAWAALEGSRMIAFSTRGTKNFADVKYQEGDTLMFGPESVGLPDEVQDNPRIDELVRIPMIPGRRSLNLANSASIALYEAWRQHDFGGVL; encoded by the coding sequence GTGTTCAACATCTTGTTCTATACCCCCGAAATTCCCGGCAATACCGGTAACGCTATCCGACTGGCTGCAGTAACCGGGGCCCATCTTCACCTCGTCGAGCCGCTTGGATTCAATTTTGCCGATGCGCATCTGCGGCGGGCAGGACTCGATTACCATGACTTGGCCGTCGTGACGGTTCATCCGAACCTTGATGCGGCCTGGGCGGCGCTGGAAGGGTCACGAATGATCGCGTTCAGCACTCGGGGCACCAAAAATTTCGCCGACGTGAAGTACCAGGAGGGCGACACGTTGATGTTCGGCCCGGAGTCCGTCGGCCTGCCGGACGAGGTTCAAGACAATCCTCGGATCGACGAATTGGTTCGTATTCCAATGATCCCGGGACGGCGCTCCCTCAATCTAGCGAATTCCGCGTCGATCGCGCTCTATGAGGCGTGGCGCCAACACGATTTCGGTGGGGTTCTGTAG
- a CDS encoding TPM domain-containing protein → MNSSVRHALGVALGSSVVAKGLVASPVAASAAAPQSDTGAPLAAGVGSAFSAGAGLGLVLVIVVLAWWYMTSKRKSRNQRSRYAEAQARYADDGPPPPADIADLRAEAGSLLVSTDDVIAQSEQELAFAQAQFGDEQIRPFQTAINQAKVHMRRSFQLQKQLDDEIPDSEEDQRSWLTEIIQGCHSAQESLKKQEKNFTELRQLERNAPDAINSLTRSISALRDDVPTWEQEHHSLLTDYSPDATDSVADNLRQATDRLDFADHAVSGAQSSLDDGNSSEAVVRLRAGEEAMSQARALLEAIGHSRDELRRADGALAEATAQAKTDLAEARSLMERGTFADLAGSTASVETVVTEIEAERARGPIDPLTLSRRLSESRQELDRGFESVRNQNERDRAARETLAHTMLSAQARLTSASDYVRARRGGVQAQARTRLGEAERNLEEAEKMRLSDPSGALNHANQAIRLAEDAQRIAVGDVDDFSRRGYGHGNNGSAALGGILFGTGYGRSGPPGGFGGPGMGGPGFGGGFTGQGL, encoded by the coding sequence ATGAATTCGTCAGTACGTCACGCACTCGGTGTCGCGCTGGGTTCCTCGGTAGTGGCAAAAGGACTTGTGGCATCTCCCGTCGCCGCCTCAGCCGCAGCCCCGCAGAGTGATACAGGTGCTCCGCTCGCCGCAGGGGTTGGTAGCGCGTTCAGTGCCGGCGCCGGCCTCGGACTTGTCCTCGTCATTGTTGTCCTCGCTTGGTGGTACATGACCTCGAAGAGGAAATCCCGTAACCAGAGGTCCCGATATGCCGAAGCTCAAGCCCGGTACGCCGATGACGGGCCTCCCCCGCCTGCCGACATCGCAGATCTGCGCGCTGAAGCCGGCAGTCTCCTCGTCAGTACCGACGATGTCATCGCGCAGAGCGAGCAGGAATTGGCCTTCGCGCAAGCGCAGTTCGGTGATGAGCAGATCCGACCTTTTCAGACGGCCATAAATCAGGCCAAAGTCCACATGCGTCGGAGCTTCCAATTGCAGAAGCAACTCGACGACGAAATCCCGGATTCGGAAGAAGACCAACGCAGCTGGCTCACGGAGATTATTCAAGGTTGCCACTCGGCCCAAGAATCCCTGAAAAAGCAAGAAAAGAATTTCACCGAACTGAGACAGCTCGAACGAAACGCGCCTGATGCTATCAACTCGCTCACGCGAAGCATCTCGGCCCTGCGCGATGATGTGCCCACCTGGGAACAGGAACATCATTCGTTACTGACCGATTACTCTCCCGACGCAACTGATTCGGTCGCCGACAACCTCCGCCAGGCGACGGATCGATTGGATTTTGCGGACCACGCCGTCTCCGGAGCCCAGTCCAGTCTGGATGACGGCAATTCCTCCGAAGCCGTCGTCCGGTTGCGTGCAGGAGAAGAAGCCATGAGCCAAGCCCGGGCCCTCCTGGAAGCCATCGGACACTCCCGTGACGAGCTCCGACGCGCCGATGGTGCGCTGGCTGAAGCTACGGCTCAGGCTAAAACGGACCTCGCAGAAGCTCGCTCGCTCATGGAACGGGGCACATTTGCCGACTTAGCGGGCAGCACCGCCAGCGTCGAAACTGTCGTCACGGAAATCGAGGCCGAACGCGCTCGAGGACCCATAGATCCATTGACGCTGTCCCGTCGCCTATCCGAGTCCAGACAAGAATTGGATCGAGGGTTCGAGAGCGTACGCAACCAGAACGAACGGGATCGAGCGGCCCGAGAAACGCTTGCCCATACGATGCTCTCCGCCCAGGCCCGGCTGACCTCGGCATCGGATTATGTACGCGCGCGGCGAGGCGGGGTACAAGCCCAAGCAAGAACCCGCCTGGGCGAGGCAGAGAGGAATCTCGAAGAAGCTGAGAAAATGCGCCTGTCGGATCCGAGCGGGGCCTTGAATCATGCCAACCAAGCGATTCGCCTCGCTGAAGACGCCCAGCGGATTGCTGTGGGTGATGTCGACGACTTCAGCCGTCGCGGATACGGCCACGGAAACAACGGCTCTGCCGCGTTGGGCGGAATTCTCTTCGGAACAGGTTACGGCCGCAGCGGACCACCCGGCGGATTCGGAGGGCCGGGTATGGGAGGTCCCGGATTCGGCGGTGGCTTCACAGGCCAGGGCCTATGA
- a CDS encoding PDZ domain-containing protein produces MSHLQTRSLRSRRFRRPQLGTIAGLATLGLVAAGALLPPDFVTEGAGPTFNTIGDYQGKQLISISGHPTYPTDGDLDMTTVYVAGGPNGATGALNVLSAWFNKDSTALPADALYEPTMTQQQVSSQNTADMTNSQSSAQAAAAKHLNLEYSTTLTVQGATDDAAAKLDKGDVLKSIDGKPLKTYEQLKTTLADGKGTPIELGYTKGTGGEEKTIRATPQKDPSSGEYRLGLYLKSDYDFPFHVDYGLESVGGPSAGMMFTLGIIDEMTEGSMTGGKHFAGTGTIDADGKVGAIGGIRQKMIGAKNSGASVFLAPSENCDEVVGHIPDGLSVVKISTIDDAVNAVEKVGKGEDPASLPQCTG; encoded by the coding sequence ATGTCCCATCTCCAGACCCGATCCCTGCGATCTAGGAGGTTCCGTCGACCGCAACTGGGAACGATCGCAGGTTTGGCAACACTCGGCCTGGTCGCGGCAGGAGCCCTTCTTCCTCCCGATTTCGTGACGGAAGGGGCCGGACCGACTTTCAATACGATCGGTGACTACCAGGGAAAGCAACTCATCTCGATTTCCGGCCACCCCACGTACCCGACCGATGGTGACCTGGATATGACGACGGTTTACGTCGCGGGTGGCCCCAACGGTGCGACGGGTGCGCTCAATGTCCTGAGCGCTTGGTTCAACAAAGACTCGACGGCACTTCCCGCCGATGCGCTCTACGAGCCCACCATGACCCAACAACAGGTCAGCTCGCAGAACACGGCGGATATGACTAATTCGCAATCCTCGGCCCAGGCGGCCGCGGCGAAGCATCTCAATCTCGAATACAGCACCACGCTTACCGTGCAGGGAGCTACTGACGATGCCGCCGCGAAGCTCGACAAAGGGGATGTGCTGAAGTCCATCGATGGAAAGCCTCTCAAGACGTACGAGCAGCTCAAAACGACCCTTGCCGACGGGAAGGGCACTCCGATCGAGCTCGGTTATACGAAGGGCACGGGCGGCGAAGAGAAAACTATTCGAGCGACGCCCCAGAAGGATCCTTCCTCGGGCGAGTACCGCCTTGGTCTGTATCTGAAGTCCGACTACGACTTCCCGTTCCACGTCGACTACGGACTCGAATCCGTGGGCGGCCCGAGTGCGGGCATGATGTTCACGCTCGGGATCATCGATGAAATGACCGAAGGAAGCATGACAGGCGGAAAACATTTCGCCGGTACAGGGACCATTGATGCGGACGGAAAAGTCGGAGCGATCGGCGGAATTCGTCAGAAAATGATCGGAGCCAAGAATTCTGGAGCAAGCGTATTCCTGGCCCCGTCGGAGAACTGCGATGAGGTCGTGGGTCACATTCCGGACGGACTTTCCGTGGTGAAAATTTCGACGATCGACGACGCCGTCAACGCCGTCGAGAAGGTCGGCAAGGGGGAGGATCCGGCCTCGCTGCCGCAATGTACTGGGTAG
- a CDS encoding M48 family metallopeptidase: protein MPGLPSRERLAATRTRPEVEIRRSARRRKTISARWEGKMIVLLVPGTMATPVARDYLERLLPKLLSERSGARDDPRRTDAYLGERASVIARTYLDDRVKPVSIGWVTNQNTRWGSTTPATGRIRISHHLWGAPEFVVDYVIHHELCHLVEPSHNNHFKKLEAQFPHVELAKAFLEGIIFERHRLDTENAGPWE from the coding sequence ATGCCAGGACTTCCTTCTCGCGAACGGCTCGCCGCAACGCGTACACGACCAGAGGTCGAGATCAGACGTTCCGCACGACGGCGAAAGACCATTTCCGCCCGCTGGGAAGGGAAAATGATCGTCCTTCTGGTGCCTGGCACCATGGCGACGCCGGTCGCACGGGACTACCTCGAACGGTTGCTTCCCAAATTGCTGTCGGAACGGTCTGGGGCTCGTGACGACCCTCGACGGACCGACGCATACCTGGGGGAGCGGGCATCGGTGATCGCTCGGACCTATCTCGACGATCGCGTCAAACCGGTCTCCATAGGCTGGGTGACCAATCAGAACACGCGGTGGGGCTCAACCACTCCCGCAACCGGCAGGATACGAATCTCCCACCACCTGTGGGGTGCGCCCGAATTCGTTGTCGACTACGTGATCCATCACGAGCTCTGTCATCTCGTCGAACCGTCTCACAACAACCATTTCAAAAAGCTCGAGGCTCAATTCCCGCACGTCGAGCTGGCCAAAGCCTTCTTGGAAGGCATTATTTTTGAAAGACACCGCTTGGACACAGAAAACGCCGGTCCCTGGGAGTAA
- a CDS encoding helix-turn-helix transcriptional regulator: MNDDDPIELDSYQPVCGLFSALSSPARAATIHLLSEGEKTVGELVDLLDISQPLMSQHLRSLREAHLVTGRRSGRSIYYSLADDHVAHVFLDALNHSRHVES; encoded by the coding sequence ATGAACGACGACGACCCGATTGAACTGGATTCATACCAGCCTGTTTGCGGATTATTTTCAGCACTCTCATCGCCCGCCCGGGCAGCGACCATCCATCTTCTCAGCGAAGGGGAAAAAACGGTGGGTGAACTCGTCGATCTTCTCGACATCTCGCAACCGCTGATGTCTCAGCATCTGCGCAGCCTTCGCGAAGCCCACCTCGTTACCGGCCGGCGTTCTGGCCGCTCGATCTACTACAGTCTGGCCGACGACCACGTCGCTCACGTATTTCTCGATGCCCTCAACCACAGCCGTCACGTCGAATCCTGA
- a CDS encoding UPF0182 family protein: MTTGPSTPSSPRDKSGATGKKKKRPLLTTFIIVVALVIAFVYISQVYTEVLWYDQLGYIGVFIRENLIKIAVFAVGALLMGIAIWLSLRTAWNKRPAERPQRASTDEEKSADGESVSDLQSVFNQNMERYQQALEPMRRVLMIAIPVVLGLFGGMTMLAQWDTVALFFMQEPFGEKDPQFGFDMSFFMFTLPFLRLIAGYLITILVLSGVGALVTHYLYGGIVVHEKGITTTKALKVQMGVIAAVLLLVLAVNFWLARYSTLLSNKGSWTGALFTDVNAVMPTNAILSVAALIVALLFAYSAFAGRWRLPLIGTAMLLVVSLVAGGLYPWVVQRFQVTPTEQSMENQYIQRNIDMTRDAYGLSGMQMQDYDATVETGKGALDGDTPTVSNIRLLDPNVVSNSFAQLQQFRPYYQFGKTLAVDRYNVDGQNEDTVISARELNPDQNKGWYNQHVVYTHGYGVVAAYGNQVQADGKPKFMQEGISAKGVISDDYQPRIYFGQSSPNYSIVGGSDGEPNLELDRPQTPDDEGSGDAKYTYTGNGGPKVGSWFNRLAYAIKYQSSDLLLSDAVRSDSQILYDRDPADRVKKVAPYLTVDGNPYPAIVDNKVVWMVDAYTTSSNYPYSTPTSLGDATQDSQTEAGGSKALPNEKVNYIRNSVKATVDAYDGSVDLYAWDDQDPVLKAWQKVFPTTVKSYKDMSADLMDHVRYPEDLFKVQRELLNKYHVTDANSFYASDDVWQTPKDPTQEQSQDLPPYYMSLQMPGDQRTRFSLTSSFIPQQSDSNTRNVMYGFVSANGDAGTGKDGVKDPDYGKLNLLELPRQSVVPGPGQAQNLFDSDTNVSTELNLLRQGASRVVNGNLLTLPVGGGILYVQPVYVQSSGDASYPTLRRVLVGFGEKVGFAPTLDEALNKLFDGDSGAQTAKDAGVDTSAADPESGGDSGNGSSSGGESPDLKKSLDDANKAMKDSSEAMKNGDWAAYGQAQDRLNKALDDALKADGADASKEK, encoded by the coding sequence GTGACCACAGGACCATCGACTCCAAGTTCACCCCGCGACAAGTCCGGAGCCACCGGTAAGAAGAAGAAACGCCCTCTTCTGACGACGTTCATCATCGTCGTGGCCTTGGTCATTGCTTTCGTTTATATCTCCCAGGTCTATACCGAGGTCCTTTGGTACGACCAACTGGGGTACATCGGGGTCTTCATCCGCGAGAATCTGATCAAGATCGCAGTATTTGCCGTAGGCGCGCTGCTCATGGGAATCGCCATCTGGCTGAGCCTTCGCACCGCTTGGAACAAGCGGCCTGCTGAGCGCCCTCAAAGGGCCAGTACCGATGAGGAGAAGTCCGCCGACGGGGAGTCCGTGAGCGATCTGCAGTCCGTGTTCAACCAGAACATGGAGCGGTATCAGCAGGCGCTCGAGCCGATGCGCCGGGTCCTCATGATCGCCATCCCGGTGGTCTTGGGCCTTTTCGGCGGGATGACCATGCTTGCTCAGTGGGACACCGTAGCGTTGTTCTTCATGCAGGAGCCTTTCGGGGAAAAAGATCCTCAGTTCGGCTTCGACATGTCCTTTTTCATGTTCACTTTGCCTTTCCTGCGCTTGATCGCGGGGTACCTCATCACCATTCTGGTCCTGTCTGGTGTCGGGGCTCTCGTGACTCATTACCTGTACGGCGGCATCGTCGTGCATGAGAAGGGCATTACGACCACCAAGGCGCTCAAGGTTCAGATGGGCGTTATCGCGGCAGTCTTGCTTCTGGTGCTCGCGGTGAATTTCTGGTTGGCTCGCTACTCGACGTTGCTGTCGAACAAGGGCTCCTGGACCGGTGCGCTCTTCACGGATGTCAACGCCGTGATGCCGACCAATGCGATTCTTTCCGTGGCCGCTCTGATCGTTGCGTTGCTCTTCGCATACTCGGCATTCGCCGGACGGTGGCGCTTGCCTCTGATCGGAACCGCAATGTTGCTCGTTGTTTCCCTGGTGGCGGGGGGCCTTTACCCGTGGGTTGTGCAGCGTTTCCAGGTCACTCCGACCGAGCAGTCGATGGAGAACCAGTACATTCAGCGGAACATTGACATGACGAGGGATGCGTACGGCCTCAGCGGCATGCAGATGCAGGATTACGACGCTACCGTCGAAACGGGCAAGGGCGCACTGGACGGGGACACCCCGACCGTGTCGAATATTCGTCTTCTCGACCCCAACGTCGTTTCGAATTCCTTTGCACAGCTTCAGCAATTCAGGCCGTACTACCAATTCGGAAAGACCCTGGCGGTTGATCGGTACAACGTTGACGGACAGAACGAGGACACCGTCATTTCGGCCCGCGAGCTGAACCCGGACCAGAACAAGGGGTGGTACAACCAGCACGTCGTGTACACGCATGGCTACGGTGTGGTTGCCGCCTATGGCAATCAGGTTCAGGCCGATGGCAAACCCAAATTCATGCAGGAGGGGATCTCCGCGAAGGGTGTCATCTCCGATGACTACCAGCCACGTATTTACTTCGGGCAGTCTTCCCCGAATTATTCGATCGTGGGCGGGTCCGACGGCGAACCCAACCTCGAGTTGGACCGACCCCAGACCCCCGACGACGAAGGCTCCGGAGACGCCAAATACACTTACACGGGCAACGGCGGACCGAAGGTCGGAAGCTGGTTCAACCGGCTGGCCTACGCGATCAAGTACCAGTCTTCGGATCTCCTGCTCTCCGACGCCGTGCGCTCGGATTCACAGATCCTGTACGACCGCGACCCCGCTGACCGTGTCAAGAAGGTGGCGCCGTATCTCACGGTGGACGGCAATCCGTACCCGGCTATCGTCGACAACAAAGTCGTGTGGATGGTCGACGCTTATACGACGTCGAGCAACTATCCGTATTCGACACCGACATCTCTTGGCGACGCGACACAGGATTCCCAGACGGAGGCTGGAGGAAGTAAAGCGTTGCCGAATGAGAAGGTCAACTACATTCGCAACTCGGTCAAGGCGACAGTCGACGCCTATGACGGTTCAGTCGACCTGTACGCGTGGGACGACCAAGATCCGGTGCTGAAGGCGTGGCAGAAAGTCTTCCCGACGACGGTCAAGTCCTACAAGGACATGAGCGCGGATCTGATGGATCACGTGCGGTACCCCGAGGACTTGTTCAAGGTTCAGCGAGAGCTGCTCAACAAGTACCACGTGACGGACGCGAACAGTTTCTACGCGAGCGACGACGTCTGGCAGACGCCCAAGGATCCCACGCAGGAACAATCGCAGGATCTGCCTCCGTATTACATGTCCTTGCAGATGCCCGGGGACCAGCGCACCAGGTTCTCCCTGACGAGCTCGTTCATTCCGCAGCAATCTGACTCGAACACTCGAAATGTCATGTATGGCTTCGTCTCGGCCAACGGTGACGCAGGTACCGGCAAGGATGGCGTCAAGGACCCCGATTACGGCAAGCTGAATTTGCTGGAGCTTCCGCGTCAATCAGTGGTTCCGGGCCCGGGTCAGGCGCAGAACCTGTTCGATTCGGACACGAATGTTTCGACGGAGCTCAACTTGCTCCGCCAGGGCGCCTCGCGGGTAGTCAACGGTAACTTGCTCACCCTGCCAGTAGGCGGCGGCATCCTGTATGTCCAACCGGTTTACGTTCAGTCCAGTGGAGATGCGTCGTATCCGACGTTGCGCCGCGTGCTGGTCGGTTTCGGTGAGAAGGTTGGTTTCGCGCCGACCCTCGACGAAGCCCTCAACAAGTTGTTTGATGGTGATTCGGGTGCGCAGACAGCGAAGGATGCGGGCGTCGACACATCCGCGGCCGATCCCGAATCGGGCGGGGACTCCGGCAACGGCAGCTCGAGCGGCGGAGAATCGCCGGACTTGAAGAAGTCCCTCGACGATGCGAACAAGGCCATGAAGGACTCGTCGGAAGCGATGAAGAACGGAGACTGGGCTGCTTACGGTCAAGCTCAGGATCGTTTGAACAAGGCCCTTGACGATGCCCTCAAGGCTGACGGCGCGGACGCCTCGAAAGAGAAGTAG